The Polaromonas sp. SP1 DNA window TTGAGCGGTGTTACCGGCACGTGTGCCACATGGGGTAACAAATCGGTAACGTTGTTTAGGTCTTAAGACCATGTATTCAGGTTTTGCTGGCCTTCAAAACCGAAAAAATAATTAAAAAGGCCGTTAGGGGAGTGTTTATGGTTCGTGAAATATTTCACGCTTGTCCTTGTTGCTTGCGTTGCAGGATTAATTCCATCGACGGCGCGGCTGACTGGAGGTTGAGGAGTAGTGCGGCATGACCGTCAAGGCCAACTACTCCAACATCAGGCTATTTGTTGCGGAGGGCAACGCCAATTTTTTTGATCGGGTCGCCCGTTGCCTCCGCCCCCTGGGCACCGTCGTCAGCCGGGCGGACACCGTGCCCCTTGGCGATATCGTTCCTGGAGACCAGTCCCTGGCGCTGGTCAGCGTGAGCGTATTGGCCCATAACCCGGGCTGGTATGCGCACAACGACATGCCCGTGATATGGGTTGGAACCGAGCGGCGCGACGGGCCCACGCTTGACCCGATGGGCGGCACCAGCCTGCTGCCGCCCGACTTCACGGATGTCGAGTTGCGAACCATGGTGACGAGCGTGGTCGGTGAACTGGCTCCCTTAAGCCTGCCCCCTTTGGCCAACGGCGCGACCGTGGTGGCGCGCTCCATGTCCATGATCTCGCTGCTCGATGAAGTCATGGCGTTTGCCAACAGCGACCAGAACGTGCTGATCCGCGGCGAGACCGGAGTCGGCAAGGAACTCATCGCTGAGCTATTGCACCGCGGCAACAAACACTATTCCCATGGGCAGTTTGTGCCCGTCAATTGCGGCGCCATTCCCGACGGGCTTTTTGAGTCGCTTTTCTTCGGCCATGTGAAAGGCGCTTTCACCGGTGCCGTGCAAATGCACAAGGGCTACCTCGAGCAAGCCAACGACGGCACGCTCTTCCTCGACGAGATAGGCGACTTGCCGCTGTTCCAGCAGGTCAAGCTGCTCCGTGTGCTTGAGTCGGGTGTCATGACGCGTGTGGGCTCTGAAACGCCCATCCAGCTCGACTTCAGGCTGGTGGCGGCCACCAACCGGAACCTGCGCGAGCTGGTGCAGGCGGACCGCTTCCGCTCCGACTTTTACTACCGGCTTGCCGTGATTGAACTCGAGGTGCCCAATCTTGAGCAGCGCGGCGCCGCCGACAAGATCGCCATCTTCAAGATGGTCCTGGCCCGCATGATGACGCCCGGCCAGGAGGGCCGCGCCAACGATATTCCGGGTTGGCTGGTCGACAGTGTTTCCAGCCTCCAGTTCCCCGGCAACATCCGCCAGTTACGCAACCTGGCAGAACGCATCGGCGTGATCGTGCGGCAAACCAATCAATGGGACGAAAAGCTCATCAACCGCGCGCTTGAGATGGTGGTGGACACCGGCACTGAGGTGGCCCCCGTCGTGGCGGCGCGGCGCAGCGCTGACGCCAGCGAGCGTGCGCGCATCCTCAGCGAGCTGGACCGCAACGACTGGCACCGCGAGAAAACCGCGCAGGAGCTGGGCATGAGCCGCAAGTCGCTGTGGGAGAAGATGCGCAAGCTTGGGATCATGGGCTGAGCGGCGAAGCGCGCCCCGCCAGGACCCGGCGTTACAGCGTCCGCACCGGCACGCAGAGCCAGCAGCTGAACGCGCCGGTCTTCGGGTCCACCACGAAGTCTTCGTCGTACAACTCCAGCGCCGGGTTGTTGTCGGGCTGGTAGCCGCTTTGCGGCAGCCACACGGCAAACATGTGCGTCCACGCCTCGTGCACGTCGTTACCGGCCCGGCCGGTAAAGCGCCCGCAGGCATAACGCCCGCCACCAAAGTTTTGCACGCCCATATCGCCTTGCGGCTTGAAGGCCTCGTCCACT harbors:
- a CDS encoding sigma 54-interacting transcriptional regulator, with product MTVKANYSNIRLFVAEGNANFFDRVARCLRPLGTVVSRADTVPLGDIVPGDQSLALVSVSVLAHNPGWYAHNDMPVIWVGTERRDGPTLDPMGGTSLLPPDFTDVELRTMVTSVVGELAPLSLPPLANGATVVARSMSMISLLDEVMAFANSDQNVLIRGETGVGKELIAELLHRGNKHYSHGQFVPVNCGAIPDGLFESLFFGHVKGAFTGAVQMHKGYLEQANDGTLFLDEIGDLPLFQQVKLLRVLESGVMTRVGSETPIQLDFRLVAATNRNLRELVQADRFRSDFYYRLAVIELEVPNLEQRGAADKIAIFKMVLARMMTPGQEGRANDIPGWLVDSVSSLQFPGNIRQLRNLAERIGVIVRQTNQWDEKLINRALEMVVDTGTEVAPVVAARRSADASERARILSELDRNDWHREKTAQELGMSRKSLWEKMRKLGIMG